A single genomic interval of Candidatus Zixiibacteriota bacterium harbors:
- a CDS encoding xanthine dehydrogenase family protein molybdopterin-binding subunit: protein MTTEHTAIGLIGAPVRRVEDAALITGKGCFVEDIKLPGMLHLAFARSPYPHARITSIDTSAAGAIPGVLAVVTGDDLPAHLHIPVAPMVPGMKVPPNPLLARGAVHAVGTPIAAVVAESRAAAEDAAGAVAVEYDPLPAVVSAEKALEPGAPLAREELDSNVCYVATKKGGDVERAFAEAEHVVRMRIASPRLVALALEPRGVVARPEPTGDLTVWLSTQSPHRVRPDLAAAIGFPEHRIRIVAPDVGGGFGSKGLLYREDALACHLALELRRPVKWIATRSEDFVTTNQGRDQVMTSELALKRDGTMLGLKVRVVGNLGAYLNSLSAIPPLRMMAMAPGCYRIRNCQVEVVAVFTNTVPTGPYRGAGRPESVLNIERLVDKAARDLGIDRIEIRRKNFIRPEEFPYRTGVNVEYDSGDYEKSLAEALRLSGYENLLRYRDEARRRGELVGVGLSTFVEPSGGAGFESATVRVERTGEITVLTGSSSHGQGHETVFAQVVAEKMRVSMEHVVVRHGDTFAVQQGVGTFGSRSAILGGGALALATDRVVEKARRIAAHLMEAAADDIVQADGGFAVAGVPGRTVTWRQVAAAAHGGNLPRGMEPGLHETVFFDPRREAWGFGAHLAVVRIDRDTGALTIEKLVLVDDCGVVLNPLIVNGQIHGGVAQGLGEALCEQMLFGENGEVLTGSLMHYAAPRAADIPELTLGETVTPNPFNPLGVKGVGEAGCNGAPPAVANAVMDALAPLGIDHIDMPYTAPRLWAAIQEATRKGGTERTPHRS from the coding sequence ATGACGACCGAGCATACGGCGATCGGACTGATCGGAGCACCCGTGCGGCGCGTCGAGGACGCCGCGCTGATCACCGGCAAGGGATGCTTTGTCGAGGACATCAAGCTGCCCGGCATGCTTCACCTCGCCTTCGCCAGAAGCCCCTACCCCCACGCGAGGATCACCTCGATCGACACCAGCGCGGCCGGAGCCATTCCCGGTGTGCTGGCGGTGGTGACCGGCGACGACCTTCCCGCGCACCTCCACATCCCCGTGGCACCGATGGTTCCCGGAATGAAGGTGCCGCCGAATCCCCTGCTGGCCCGGGGAGCCGTGCACGCGGTTGGGACGCCGATTGCGGCGGTGGTCGCCGAGAGTCGCGCCGCGGCCGAGGACGCGGCGGGCGCCGTGGCGGTCGAATACGATCCGCTGCCCGCCGTCGTGAGCGCCGAAAAGGCGCTCGAGCCCGGTGCGCCGCTCGCGCGCGAGGAGCTGGACAGCAACGTGTGTTACGTCGCGACCAAGAAGGGCGGCGACGTCGAGCGAGCCTTTGCCGAGGCCGAGCACGTCGTGCGAATGCGCATCGCCAGCCCGCGCCTGGTGGCGCTCGCGCTGGAGCCCCGCGGGGTGGTGGCGAGACCCGAACCGACCGGGGATCTGACGGTCTGGCTTTCGACCCAGAGCCCGCACCGCGTCCGCCCCGATCTCGCCGCCGCGATCGGCTTTCCCGAGCACCGCATTCGCATCGTCGCGCCCGACGTCGGCGGCGGATTCGGCAGCAAGGGGCTGCTCTACCGGGAGGACGCTCTCGCCTGCCATCTCGCTCTCGAGCTTCGCCGCCCCGTCAAATGGATTGCGACGCGCAGCGAAGACTTCGTCACGACCAACCAGGGGCGCGATCAAGTCATGACCTCCGAGCTGGCGCTTAAGCGCGACGGCACCATGCTCGGGTTGAAGGTGCGCGTGGTTGGAAACCTGGGCGCGTATCTGAACTCCCTTTCGGCGATCCCGCCGCTGCGCATGATGGCGATGGCGCCGGGCTGCTACCGCATCCGGAACTGCCAGGTCGAGGTGGTGGCGGTCTTCACCAACACGGTCCCGACCGGCCCGTACCGCGGCGCCGGGCGGCCGGAGTCGGTCCTGAACATCGAGCGGCTGGTCGACAAGGCGGCGCGCGATCTCGGCATCGATCGAATCGAGATCCGGCGAAAGAATTTCATTCGCCCGGAGGAGTTTCCCTACCGCACCGGGGTTAACGTCGAGTACGACTCGGGAGACTATGAAAAATCCCTCGCCGAGGCGCTGCGTCTTTCCGGCTACGAGAACCTGCTCCGCTACCGGGACGAGGCGCGGCGGCGCGGCGAGCTGGTCGGCGTGGGTCTCTCGACTTTTGTCGAGCCCAGCGGGGGCGCAGGATTCGAGAGCGCGACGGTCCGCGTCGAGCGCACCGGCGAGATCACGGTGCTCACCGGCTCGAGCTCCCACGGCCAGGGCCATGAGACGGTCTTCGCCCAGGTGGTCGCGGAGAAGATGCGCGTTTCCATGGAACATGTCGTCGTCCGCCACGGCGACACTTTCGCCGTCCAGCAGGGCGTCGGCACGTTCGGGAGCCGGAGTGCCATCCTCGGCGGCGGCGCGCTGGCCCTGGCCACCGACCGCGTGGTGGAGAAAGCGCGACGGATCGCCGCCCACCTGATGGAAGCGGCCGCGGACGACATCGTCCAGGCCGACGGCGGCTTCGCCGTCGCCGGCGTGCCTGGCAGGACGGTTACCTGGCGTCAGGTCGCGGCCGCCGCGCACGGGGGGAATCTTCCCCGCGGGATGGAGCCCGGCCTTCACGAAACCGTCTTCTTCGACCCCAGGCGCGAAGCGTGGGGCTTCGGCGCGCATCTCGCGGTCGTGCGAATCGATCGCGACACGGGGGCGCTCACGATCGAGAAGCTCGTTCTGGTTGACGACTGCGGCGTGGTGCTCAACCCGCTGATCGTCAACGGGCAGATCCACGGCGGCGTGGCGCAGGGGCTGGGCGAGGCGCTCTGCGAGCAAATGCTCTTCGGCGAGAACGGGGAGGTTCTCACCGGCTCGCTGATGCACTATGCCGCGCCGAGGGCCGCCGACATCCCGGAGCTCACGCTCGGAGAGACCGTCACGCCCAACCCGTTCAACCCGCTCGGAGTCAAGGGCGTCGGGGAAGCCGGATGCAACGGCGCACCGCCGGCCGTCGCCAACGCCGTCATGGATGCGCTCGCTCCGCTGGGCATCGATCACATCGACATGCCCTACACGGCGCCCAGGCTCTGGGCCGCGATACAAGAGGCGACCCGAAAGGGCGGGACGGAACGGACGCCCCACCGGAGCTGA
- a CDS encoding ornithine cyclodeaminase family protein has product MALPDPTQKGILYLSNGDVEKVLDLGRAIEITERALRDHSEGRVTWSSPEDLAIRPHEGWQSWVTGCALSTSPVAGFRIRSIKAAGGSRDPGRPPRAPRRILVLADRDGGEILAIMDEDWCHAVRTAAAAAVALRLLARREARVMAMLGAGDTARAVAPVMARVFPLQEIRVTSRTPRSRALYAEEIGRRYGLCVRAVESTEEALTGADLVVSATTATAPFVKDRWLGAGITVYSIGKNQEMESEFYRNADKFLVDSWAHCRNKSDLQRMLREDYLSENNLYAELPDVLAGKKPGRESDRERIFVRAIGLVNQDIALADHIYRRALETGVGTRLPY; this is encoded by the coding sequence GTGGCTCTGCCGGACCCGACACAAAAAGGAATTCTCTATCTCTCCAACGGCGACGTCGAGAAGGTCCTCGACCTCGGCCGCGCCATCGAGATCACGGAACGGGCCTTGCGCGACCACAGCGAGGGCCGTGTGACCTGGTCGTCTCCCGAGGATCTCGCGATCAGGCCGCACGAAGGCTGGCAGTCGTGGGTGACCGGCTGCGCGCTTTCGACGTCACCCGTGGCCGGCTTTCGCATCCGTTCCATCAAGGCCGCGGGCGGCAGCCGCGACCCTGGCCGCCCGCCTCGCGCCCCGCGGCGAATCCTGGTTCTGGCCGACCGCGACGGGGGCGAGATCCTCGCAATCATGGACGAGGACTGGTGTCACGCCGTACGGACGGCCGCCGCCGCGGCCGTGGCGCTGCGCCTGCTCGCGCGCAGGGAAGCCCGAGTGATGGCGATGCTGGGCGCCGGCGACACCGCCCGCGCCGTGGCGCCGGTAATGGCGCGGGTTTTCCCGCTGCAAGAGATCCGCGTGACCTCGCGCACCCCCCGATCGCGCGCCCTCTACGCAGAGGAGATCGGCCGGCGCTACGGGCTCTGCGTCCGCGCGGTCGAATCGACGGAAGAGGCGCTTACAGGAGCGGACCTGGTCGTTTCGGCGACGACCGCCACCGCCCCGTTCGTCAAGGACCGCTGGCTCGGCGCGGGAATAACGGTTTACTCGATCGGTAAGAACCAGGAGATGGAGAGCGAATTTTACAGGAACGCCGACAAGTTTCTCGTCGACAGCTGGGCGCACTGCAGGAACAAATCCGACCTGCAACGCATGCTGCGTGAAGACTACCTCAGCGAAAACAACCTCTATGCCGAGCTGCCCGACGTGCTTGCGGGGAAAAAACCGGGGCGCGAGTCCGATCGCGAGCGAATCTTCGTCCGCGCCATCGGCCTGGTCAACCAGGACATCGCCCTGGCGGACCACATCTACCGCCGCGCGCTCGAAACGGGAGTCGGCACGCGACTCCCCTACTGA
- a CDS encoding Xaa-Pro peptidase family protein — protein sequence MATEAPFPEEEYQERYRRAQALMARDGLDALVISEKNNYWYFTGLITYQLDHIQRPQICILPKSGKPLLLVYGNDKAKARALPWVGEVRSYTDVPFPQAMIAACILEMGLGESRLGFELGDDQRLGFPVNYLSRLAEALPKAEIEDGTAALTEMRLTKSAREIELMRKACAISVKAYERCLPQLRPGITRREVAERLYIAMIQEGAHPRHPGFLMLNASTRYDDRRYDRGDRMIADFGACYEGYYGDVTRMAIFGRPTEEHKKDHETACDVIELCFESMRPGTPVAEVSRIANRELVKRGYQAVESPKRIGHGIGMSRAEPPSLNEVEKQLYRPGMVLALEPKVRSEKSAVHLEEDVLITENGPEFLTGGCRRLDIID from the coding sequence ATGGCGACCGAAGCTCCCTTTCCCGAAGAGGAATACCAGGAACGCTACCGGCGGGCGCAGGCGCTGATGGCGCGCGACGGGCTCGACGCGCTGGTGATCTCGGAGAAGAACAACTACTGGTATTTCACCGGGCTCATCACTTACCAGCTCGACCACATCCAGCGACCTCAGATCTGCATTCTCCCAAAATCCGGCAAGCCGCTGCTGCTCGTGTACGGCAACGACAAGGCGAAAGCGAGAGCGCTGCCCTGGGTCGGGGAGGTGCGCTCGTACACCGACGTTCCCTTTCCCCAGGCGATGATCGCGGCCTGCATCCTCGAGATGGGCCTCGGCGAGTCCAGGCTGGGGTTCGAGCTGGGCGACGATCAGCGGCTCGGGTTCCCGGTCAATTATCTCTCCCGGCTGGCCGAAGCTTTGCCGAAGGCCGAGATCGAGGACGGAACTGCGGCGCTGACGGAGATGCGCCTGACCAAGAGCGCCCGTGAAATCGAGCTCATGCGCAAGGCGTGCGCGATCTCGGTCAAAGCCTACGAGCGCTGTCTGCCGCAGCTCAGGCCCGGGATCACCCGCCGCGAGGTGGCGGAGCGTCTGTACATCGCCATGATCCAGGAGGGGGCGCACCCGCGCCATCCGGGGTTTCTGATGCTCAACGCCTCGACGCGCTACGACGACCGGCGCTACGATCGGGGCGATCGTATGATCGCCGACTTCGGGGCCTGCTACGAAGGGTACTACGGGGACGTGACGCGCATGGCGATCTTCGGCCGGCCGACCGAAGAGCACAAGAAGGACCACGAGACCGCCTGCGACGTGATCGAGCTGTGCTTCGAGTCGATGCGGCCCGGAACGCCCGTCGCTGAAGTATCCCGGATCGCCAATCGGGAGCTGGTCAAGCGCGGTTATCAGGCGGTCGAGAGCCCGAAGCGGATCGGCCACGGAATCGGCATGTCGCGCGCCGAGCCGCCGTCGCTCAACGAAGTGGAAAAGCAGCTCTACCGCCCGGGTATGGTTCTGGCGCTGGAGCCCAAGGTGCGCTCGGAGAAAAGCGCGGTTCACCTCGAGGAGGACGTGTTGATCACCGAGAACGGTCCGGAATTCCTGACCGGCGGCTGCCGGCGCCTGGACATCATCGACTGA
- a CDS encoding isochorismatase family protein, producing the protein MREWEAFFPEQERKIYEKAGYKGKQPFGVNPALLIIDVIIGFTGTRPMPVMEAIEEFPTSCGEAAWQALPKIRELLHACRGAGVPVVYSTSDPDFKAAFGNATKRGVDRTDFERRAMEFPEMIRPRDGEFIVRKARASAFFGTHLITYLVRKNVDCLLVTGTSTCGCVRGTVLDGYSFGYPVFVVEECVFDRSRTSHLVNLFEMNAKYASVIQLAEALDYVHRLERTEGRRAVAG; encoded by the coding sequence ATGCGCGAGTGGGAAGCTTTTTTTCCCGAGCAAGAGCGAAAGATCTACGAGAAGGCCGGCTATAAAGGGAAGCAGCCCTTCGGAGTCAATCCGGCGCTCCTGATCATCGACGTCATCATCGGCTTCACCGGCACCAGGCCGATGCCGGTCATGGAGGCCATCGAGGAGTTCCCGACGAGCTGCGGCGAGGCGGCGTGGCAGGCCTTGCCGAAGATCCGCGAGCTGCTCCACGCCTGTCGCGGCGCCGGCGTGCCGGTCGTCTATTCCACGAGCGATCCCGACTTCAAGGCCGCCTTCGGCAACGCCACCAAGCGGGGCGTCGACAGGACCGACTTCGAGCGACGGGCGATGGAGTTCCCCGAGATGATCAGGCCGCGCGACGGTGAGTTCATCGTCCGCAAGGCGCGGGCCAGCGCTTTCTTCGGCACCCACCTGATCACTTATCTCGTGCGCAAGAACGTCGACTGCCTGCTCGTGACCGGCACCAGCACCTGCGGCTGCGTGCGCGGCACCGTGCTCGACGGCTATTCGTTCGGCTATCCGGTCTTCGTCGTCGAGGAGTGCGTCTTCGACCGCTCCCGGACCTCGCACCTGGTCAATCTCTTCGAGATGAACGCGAAGTACGCCTCGGTCATTCAGCTCGCCGAAGCCCTGGACTACGTTCACCGGCTCGAGCGAACGGAAGGCCGGCGAGCGGTCGCCGGGTGA
- a CDS encoding ornithine cyclodeaminase family protein yields MVLVLKNEQMEDLLPMAEEIEAIEQAFRELGEGKAMNAPRARLRTPWKEEGGQYYFNNIMGLVPGLKSMALRIDSSFSKEIQVGGGRRRVYPGDFVGLVMLFDMDTCELLAVMDDHHISTMRVGATSAVAGKYLARKDASVMGLLGAGEQARTQLTAHAVVRPLRKVKVYSPTRENRERFARTMSERTGIDVVAVASAEEAVRGSDIVTAATNTVDPVILGKWVEPGMHLNSIVGGDGFLPRKELDDEAVMKADLIVVGYKPQIFLDKQAELHDRLERGLVKADDLHELADLLVGKCRGRRDDREITFFKNNTGMGIQFAATARKMYEKAREKGIGTELPSDLFMTRRGDRVYSP; encoded by the coding sequence ATGGTCCTCGTGCTCAAGAACGAACAGATGGAGGATCTTCTCCCGATGGCGGAGGAGATCGAGGCCATCGAGCAAGCCTTCCGCGAGCTGGGAGAGGGGAAGGCGATGAACGCCCCGCGGGCGCGCTTGCGGACGCCCTGGAAGGAGGAAGGCGGGCAGTACTATTTCAACAATATCATGGGGCTCGTCCCGGGGCTGAAGTCGATGGCCCTGCGGATCGACTCCAGTTTCTCCAAAGAGATTCAGGTCGGCGGCGGCCGGCGGCGCGTCTATCCCGGTGATTTCGTCGGTCTCGTGATGCTCTTCGACATGGATACGTGCGAGCTGCTCGCCGTCATGGACGACCACCACATCTCCACCATGCGCGTCGGCGCGACGAGCGCTGTCGCGGGCAAATATCTCGCCCGCAAGGATGCCTCCGTGATGGGGCTTCTCGGCGCCGGCGAGCAGGCCAGAACCCAGCTCACCGCCCACGCCGTGGTGCGCCCGCTGCGGAAAGTGAAGGTCTACAGTCCGACACGGGAGAACCGGGAACGCTTTGCCCGGACCATGAGTGAGCGGACCGGCATCGACGTCGTGGCGGTTGCCTCGGCGGAGGAGGCCGTCCGGGGGAGCGACATCGTTACTGCGGCGACCAACACGGTGGATCCGGTGATTCTGGGCAAATGGGTGGAACCCGGGATGCACCTGAACAGCATCGTCGGCGGCGACGGCTTCCTGCCGCGGAAAGAGCTCGACGACGAGGCGGTCATGAAGGCCGACCTCATCGTCGTCGGCTACAAGCCGCAGATCTTCCTCGACAAGCAGGCCGAACTTCACGACCGGCTCGAGCGCGGCCTCGTCAAGGCCGACGACCTCCACGAGCTCGCCGATCTGCTCGTCGGCAAGTGTCGCGGGCGCAGAGACGACCGGGAAATCACCTTCTTCAAGAACAACACCGGCATGGGAATTCAGTTCGCCGCCACGGCGCGAAAGATGTACGAGAAGGCCAGGGAGAAAGGAATCGGCACGGAGCTGCCGTCGGACTTGTTCATGACCCGGCGCGGGGACAGGGTCTATTCCCCGTGA
- a CDS encoding ferredoxin family protein: MTYVIAEPCINVKDTACVDVCPVDCIHPTKNEAEEFAKEQQLYIDPEECIDCGACEPVCPVEAIFEEAALPDKWKHFTQINADWYKKRKG; this comes from the coding sequence ATGACGTACGTTATTGCCGAGCCCTGCATCAATGTCAAAGATACCGCCTGCGTCGACGTCTGTCCGGTCGACTGCATCCATCCCACCAAGAACGAAGCCGAGGAGTTCGCCAAGGAGCAACAGCTTTACATCGATCCGGAAGAATGTATCGATTGCGGCGCGTGCGAGCCTGTTTGCCCGGTAGAGGCGATTTTCGAGGAAGCTGCCCTGCCGGACAAATGGAAGCATTTCACGCAGATCAACGCCGACTGGTACAAGAAAAGAAAAGGCTAA
- the ybeY gene encoding rRNA maturation RNase YbeY: protein MGVDVVCRTSTRGVSRRALVAVGRRVLELLGRERSELSIALVGNPEIRRLNARYRGQDRPTDVLAFPLEERAPGCELLGDVVISVPKAREQARERGRSLAEEMATLLIHGILHLVGYDHERSPREARAMRRLERKLYRELCESRVLKV, encoded by the coding sequence ATGGGCGTCGATGTAGTTTGCCGCACGAGCACCAGAGGCGTTTCACGGCGGGCCCTGGTTGCGGTCGGGCGCCGCGTCCTCGAGCTCCTGGGCCGGGAGCGCTCCGAGCTGAGCATAGCGCTGGTCGGAAACCCCGAGATCCGCAGACTCAACGCGCGCTACCGCGGCCAGGATCGTCCGACGGATGTCCTCGCTTTTCCGCTCGAGGAGCGGGCGCCGGGCTGCGAACTTCTGGGCGACGTCGTCATTTCCGTACCGAAGGCCCGCGAGCAGGCACGCGAGCGCGGCCGATCGCTCGCGGAAGAGATGGCGACCTTGCTGATCCACGGCATCCTGCACCTCGTCGGATACGACCACGAGCGCTCGCCGCGGGAAGCACGGGCGATGCGCCGGCTGGAAAGGAAGCTCTACCGCGAGCTTTGTGAGTCGCGGGTTTTAAAGGTATAA
- the prfB gene encoding peptide chain release factor 2 (programmed frameshift), whose amino-acid sequence MLEETREQLTRLEERLELLRRRLDVDGKRKRVAELEQLTSKPDFWSDGEKAQAILKEQASLKDLIQAWERHRAGLEEARFFLEVAREEKSEEALAEAAAKVQEVGKGMAETELSQILGGPDDRRNAIVELHPGAGGTEAQDWAEMLLRMYLRWADRHGYRKEILEYQPGEEAGVKSVTFRVEGDYAYGYLKAEAGIHRLVRISPFDANSRRHTSFASVFVYPEVDDTIKVEINEADLRIDTYRSSGAGGQHVNKTDSAVRITHLPTGIVVACQNERSQHKNRAMAMKILRSRLYELELEKQREKMETFHKTKKDIAWGSQIRSYVLHPYRMVKDHRTGVEIGNADGVLDGDIDPFIRAYLLQAADGLPA is encoded by the exons ATGTTGGAAGAGACCAGAGAACAGTTGACCCGCCTGGAGGAACGGCTCGAGCTCCTGCGGAGGCGTCTT GACGTCGACGGCAAGCGGAAGCGAGTAGCCGAGCTCGAGCAGCTCACCTCGAAACCCGATTTCTGGAGTGACGGCGAAAAAGCCCAGGCCATCCTCAAAGAACAGGCTTCGCTGAAGGACCTGATCCAGGCCTGGGAAAGGCACCGGGCGGGCCTGGAGGAGGCACGGTTTTTCCTGGAGGTCGCCAGGGAAGAGAAAAGCGAGGAGGCGCTCGCCGAAGCGGCGGCCAAGGTCCAGGAGGTCGGCAAGGGCATGGCCGAGACCGAGCTGTCCCAGATACTCGGCGGGCCCGACGATCGCAGAAACGCCATCGTGGAACTGCATCCGGGAGCCGGCGGCACCGAGGCTCAAGACTGGGCCGAAATGCTGCTGCGCATGTATCTGCGCTGGGCGGACCGGCACGGCTACCGGAAGGAAATTCTCGAATATCAGCCCGGCGAGGAAGCGGGCGTGAAAAGCGTGACCTTCAGGGTCGAGGGCGATTACGCCTACGGGTACCTCAAGGCCGAAGCGGGGATTCACCGGCTGGTGCGGATCTCGCCGTTTGACGCCAACTCCCGGCGCCACACCTCGTTCGCCTCGGTGTTTGTCTATCCTGAGGTCGACGACACGATCAAGGTCGAGATCAACGAGGCCGACCTGCGCATCGACACCTATCGTTCGAGCGGCGCCGGAGGGCAGCACGTCAACAAGACCGACTCGGCGGTCCGCATCACGCACCTTCCCACGGGGATCGTGGTTGCCTGCCAGAACGAGCGGTCGCAGCACAAGAATCGGGCGATGGCGATGAAGATACTCCGTTCCCGCCTCTACGAGCTCGAGCTCGAAAAGCAGCGGGAAAAGATGGAGACCTTCCACAAGACCAAGAAGGATATCGCCTGGGGCAGCCAGATCCGCTCCTACGTATTGCACCCCTATCGCATGGTGAAGGATCACCGCACGGGGGTGGAAATCGGCAACGCCGACGGGGTCCTCGACGGCGATATCGATCCCTTCATCCGGGCTTATCTGCTGCAGGCGGCCGACGGGCTGCCGGCCTGA
- a CDS encoding methyltransferase domain-containing protein: MEVHGKNGLGASELFDHEAAVLQRYARAARDGEAGLCVPVDYDPALLEFIPEEILAKDYGCGNPSRYARAGETVLDLGSGSGKACYILARIVGPAGKVIGVDFNPAMLELARKYRRDVGDRLGYHNVEFRRARIQDLRTDLELVDRYLASHPVRSVEDLARLEEYEARIRREQPLVSDDSIDLVVSNCVLNLVRPEDKKRLFAEMYRVLRRGGRAVISDIVSDEPVPPEMMGDAELWSGCVSGALVEEDFLRAFEEAGFYGIRVEELGSQPYRTVEGIEFRSITVSAHKGKEGPCIERNQAVIYRGPWKQVVDDDGHVLPRGTRIAVCEKTYELYSRPPYEGQFILVPPRLEVPREQAATFDCSRDRRRDPRETKGLDYKVTKFAGSLCGPQSNCCT, encoded by the coding sequence ATGGAAGTTCACGGCAAAAACGGGCTGGGCGCAAGCGAGCTTTTCGACCACGAAGCGGCGGTGCTGCAGCGCTATGCTCGGGCGGCCCGCGACGGGGAGGCCGGCCTGTGTGTTCCGGTCGATTACGACCCGGCGCTGCTCGAGTTCATCCCCGAGGAAATCCTCGCGAAAGACTACGGCTGCGGCAATCCGTCGCGCTACGCGCGGGCGGGAGAGACGGTGCTGGATCTCGGCTCGGGCAGCGGCAAAGCCTGCTACATCCTCGCCCGGATCGTCGGCCCCGCGGGGAAGGTGATCGGGGTCGACTTCAATCCGGCCATGCTGGAGCTGGCGCGCAAATACCGAAGGGACGTGGGCGATCGGCTGGGGTACCACAACGTCGAGTTTCGGCGCGCCAGAATCCAGGATCTGAGGACCGATCTGGAGCTGGTCGACCGATACCTCGCATCCCACCCGGTCCGCAGCGTGGAGGACCTGGCGCGCCTGGAGGAGTACGAGGCCAGGATCCGCCGCGAGCAGCCCCTCGTGTCCGACGACTCGATCGACCTGGTGGTCTCCAACTGTGTGCTCAACCTGGTCCGTCCGGAGGACAAGAAACGGCTCTTCGCCGAGATGTACCGCGTGCTCCGCCGAGGCGGCCGGGCGGTCATTTCGGATATCGTGAGCGACGAGCCGGTGCCGCCCGAAATGATGGGCGACGCCGAGCTCTGGAGCGGTTGCGTCTCCGGGGCGCTGGTGGAGGAGGATTTCCTGCGTGCGTTCGAGGAAGCGGGCTTTTACGGCATCCGCGTCGAGGAGCTCGGCAGCCAACCCTACCGCACGGTGGAGGGCATCGAGTTCCGCTCGATCACCGTGAGCGCGCACAAGGGCAAGGAGGGTCCTTGCATCGAGCGAAACCAGGCCGTGATCTATCGTGGTCCGTGGAAACAGGTCGTCGACGACGACGGTCACGTGCTGCCGCGAGGCACGCGGATCGCGGTGTGCGAAAAGACCTACGAGCTCTACTCCCGGCCGCCGTACGAAGGCCAGTTCATCCTCGTGCCGCCGCGGCTGGAGGTGCCGCGGGAGCAGGCCGCCACGTTCGACTGCTCTCGCGACCGCCGACGCGATCCGCGGGAAACGAAGGGATTGGACTACAAGGTCACCAAGTTCGCCGGAAGCCTTTGCGGCCCGCAATCGAACTGTTGCACGTAA
- the arsS gene encoding arsenosugar biosynthesis radical SAM (seleno)protein ArsS (Some members of this family are selenoproteins.), with translation MQPFVEKLRLSHRCLARHRFEVLQVNMGRLCNLACVHCHVESSPARKETMDRKTVDAVLRFLAVSRVQTLDITGGAPELNENFDYLVESARSLDRHVIDRCNLTVIFEPGKEYLPEFFKRQRVELICSLPCYSEANVDKQRGKGTFELSIQALKLLNRLGYGLPGSGLVLNLVYNPVGPHLPPRQDELEKDYKRELSRNFGIEFNRLYCLANMPITRYETHLRLRGEYEGYVRLLAANFNPETLEQVMCRSLISVGWEGWIYDCDFNQMLGLPLRAADGRPLHISSLAEADVVGRPITVGNHCYACTAGSGSSCGGALVP, from the coding sequence ATGCAACCGTTTGTCGAAAAGCTTCGTCTGAGTCACCGCTGCCTGGCGCGGCACCGGTTCGAGGTGCTGCAAGTGAACATGGGGCGGCTCTGCAATCTCGCCTGCGTCCATTGCCACGTCGAATCGAGCCCCGCGCGAAAGGAAACGATGGACCGAAAGACCGTGGACGCGGTGCTGCGGTTTCTGGCGGTCAGCCGCGTTCAGACGCTCGATATCACCGGAGGCGCTCCGGAGCTGAACGAGAATTTCGACTACCTCGTGGAGTCGGCCCGGAGCCTCGACCGTCACGTCATCGACCGCTGCAACCTTACGGTGATCTTCGAGCCGGGAAAAGAGTACCTGCCCGAATTCTTCAAGCGGCAGCGGGTGGAGCTGATCTGCTCGCTTCCGTGCTATTCCGAGGCGAACGTCGACAAGCAAAGGGGGAAAGGAACCTTCGAGCTCAGTATACAGGCGCTCAAGTTGCTCAACCGGCTCGGCTACGGTCTGCCGGGCTCCGGGCTGGTTCTCAACCTGGTTTACAATCCCGTCGGGCCCCATCTTCCGCCGCGCCAGGACGAGCTGGAAAAGGACTACAAACGGGAGCTGTCCCGAAACTTCGGCATCGAGTTCAACCGGCTGTACTGCCTCGCCAACATGCCGATCACACGCTACGAGACGCATCTGAGGCTCCGCGGCGAATACGAGGGCTACGTCCGGCTGCTCGCAGCAAATTTCAACCCGGAAACCCTGGAACAGGTGATGTGCCGCAGCCTCATCAGCGTGGGATGGGAGGGCTGGATCTACGATTGCGACTTCAATCAAATGCTCGGCCTTCCGCTTCGCGCCGCGGACGGACGGCCGCTTCACATTTCCTCGCTGGCCGAAGCCGACGTCGTCGGCCGGCCGATCACGGTGGGTAATCACTGCTACGCCTGCACGGCCGGCTCGGGGAGCAGCTGCGGCGGCGCGCTGGTGCCCTAG